One Coffea eugenioides isolate CCC68of chromosome 2, Ceug_1.0, whole genome shotgun sequence genomic window, GCTcaaccaaatcatcttcatcattTTTCCAGTGCTGACTAATCAATTGACTAGATTCGTCATCATCACGTAACCATGTAGCTTCAAATCTAAAAGGTCTTCTACGTACCTGCTTATTGGCTCTTTTCTGTCTTATCTCCACCTTAATTGGAACATGGTCTCAGTGAGAGGCTGCCAGATGTTTAGCCACATTTCCTGGAAACAGATTTTGCCACCCGGAGTTTGTTAGAGCACGATCTAATCATAACTACACAGTTGCATCGGCTTCTCTTCTATTGCACCATGGGAATTCGGGTGAACAAACTCAAGGATATAAAACTTTGCCATAGACTAATTTTAAAAGACATAGGTTGTAATACATGAAGATGGGATATACAGACAACTTGATATCATCCGCCTGGTCTtggtatctttttttttttttttttcaaaacgaTAACAGGATTGTATTAATAGTATAAACTTTATAATTGCAAGCAAAGCTCGACAGATCTATACAAAGAGTGTACCTTGACACTGAGGAGCTAATGATTCGACTGTGTACATGATTAATATCTATACCAACTGGCCAAAAGGAGCACATACGAAACAGTTTTCTCAAGTCCTGTATATCTTCCATTAAGGCAGACAGCCTGATGTCCTCAGCTTGTTCACTTGTGAGCTGTCGTATGAGCTGTTTGCTCTCAACTTGGGCCTCAGTTTTTCTCCATTGCTTCATTGCAGCTTTGCTGAGAGTGAGCTTGACCGCTACTGCTTCATCTAATGTTGCCATCCCTGTACTTCTCTCCTTCAGGGCCCAAGCTTCCAAGACATTGTTCTTGCCATCAGTTGCAACCACTCCTATCCCAAGATTGTGGCTTTCCACTTGTGTTTTAATTTGCACTCTTAGCTATACCATTTTATCTCCATTCTGTTCTTGCTGATGTAAGTTTTTAGAGGCCACTGTTTCTGCTGTGCTCAACCCATTGTTTCTGCTCATTGCTTCATCAAATTCCTTCCATTCTCCCAGCCTTTTGTATGATCTTTAAAGATATCTGGCACTTGTCATTGAACTGTCTTTCATTTCGGTTTTTCCAAATTTGCCATGGGATGTTAGCATTTAGTGCAATGTGGTCATTTCCTGACCGCCTGTACCTTGCTTCTGTAATTGTACTCCACCAATTCTGGAAACATCCTTGCTGGTCCTGCTCCCCATCCCACTGACATGGGGCTATGTGCAAAACTTCCTTAGCCTTGGTGCATTCCAACAGCATATGCTCCACAGTTTCCACCTTCTCACCACACCCCCTGCACAAAGGATCCCCCATTTTAGTTCCCTCGAAGATCACTTCTTTGACTGGAAGAGCATTGTTAATACATTTCCAGATAAATGTTTCAATTTGTGCTTGATTGTCAGCTTCCATAGGTGCCTCCACATCTGGCGACTATTGCTTTCCCAACTAGTACCAACTCCCTGTGCCTGCTTCTCCTTTTGCAATGCATTGTTCTCTATCTGTGTTTTGTAGCCCGAGTTGACAGTATACTCTCCATTAGCTGCATGCAACCAGTAATGCCTATCCTCTCTCCCCAATCAGCTTAGAAGAATCTTCAGTATTCGCTCTGCATCTTCTTTATTGAAGGAACGAAATATTAAGTTCCTGTTCCAGTGTTGTTGACATATTAGATCCTCCACCTTTTGCATTTCTCTACCGCTAAATCTCATCCACGGTACTCTACTCAAACTAAAACTAGGACTAACCTTAAATCCAAATCAACCAACATAAAGTGCACCTATAAGTGTTCATTGATTAGTACTATTTTAATAAAACGATAATTTTTTCTGTCTGgtgaaaattttcattgaaatcATGCCCAATAAATCTAAGATATTCAGTATGCAACGTGGCAGATTCAAGTTGATATTCTAGAGAAATTATTTAAGTTATATTATGATGTTGGCAGGCAAATGCACAGATTGATTTTTAGGTGAAATCCCCAAAAGCATCGAATTCAGCTTACTACATGTCATCGAATCCTGGGATGCTAATCCtgttattttaatttaaatgaGACTACCTTGATAGTCTTGATTAGCGGGGCATATCATGCATAAAGCTTGTCTTAAGCTTATATGAGGAGAAAGCTCATTTCACAATTGCAGCGCCATGTCAAATTTGTTTTGCCACAATTATCTACCGGGGAAGTTGCTAACGTTTCACAAAACCAATTGAAGATTAGCTTGGTAATGTAATCTATATTCCAATCTCATGACTCAGTTGCTAAGCTTGAAAATAGGGTGCAGCAGATATatagaaaaaattattgttaatCACAAGGCTCTTCTTGCACAGTTGTAAGACGTGTTTAACATAATATCATTCATCCGACTTTGAATTTTATAACGTAAAACCAACACTTACTAGGAAATATGGTAATCATTAGCCTCATTTCATCGAGATGTTATCGAAATTGTTAATGGATATTGGAATATAATTTTATGcttattaaaatcaaatttaaaacaaaattttttgtaatatagAGGTAAAGGTAACAAGATATGCGATTTCAGCAATGGCTTAGTAATGGTATGCAATCATAAGAGGGTTacatggtaaaatataaaaatcatacgggattagtgtgtcatgtatttataaggtaatttcgacatttttagaagttcctTTACGAATGACTATTTCTGTCACtatgacactttaatccaaaccatgagatagttatgtataacttttgaaaccataagggggttatgtaaaaaaacgCTAAATCGCAgaggggtaaaatgtaatttgcccaaaaaaaagaCACATAAATGATAAAACTCTAACTACTAAgaccttgtttttttttaactactaagaccttgtttggattgtgattttttgcagaaaaatttttatattttcatgaaTACATTTCTCAATCACCTTTTATCTCACATTTGTGGTCATCATTTGATTTCAGAAATGGCTTAGTATTGGTATTGAAGGATTACCATAAAATCAGCATACTTACGATTTTATATATTGGTTGAAAGTTAGTGGATAAACTATTTTTATGTGTTCATTTAAATTACAGTACAATAAAAGTAGCTTTAATGATGTAAATTTGGGATGTTAAAACCATTTAGTGTTATTTTCTAACCAGCCAAATTTGTAAAGCATTAAATTGGAGGATATCTTTTCTACTAGCTATTAGCTAAGTGATTTAATACTttcaatttgaaatttcaatGCTTCAGTCACCAAGACCAGGTATATGATTTCAAGTTGTTTGTATATCCCATCTTCATGTATTACAAGTTACGGCAGCCTATGCCTTTTAAAATCCGTATATGGCAAGGTTTTATATCTCGAATATGTTCAACCAAATTCAAGAGAGTAACTAAATTAATTTCTATATGAGCACTTGACTCGCAGCATATATAGATGTTCATGCGTTAATAACCTATGGATTTTAAAATTCCTGTATGGCAAGGTTTTAATATCCTTGAGTGTGTTCATCCAAATTCAAGACTGACTAAATTAATTTCTACACAAGCACTTGACTCCACAGCATATATAGTACCAAACAGAAGATATATTACTTGCGTATCCTGTTGGTTTTACAGTGACGAATATTCGGCATGGCTCTGAAAAATTGTTTTTTGTCTGCCTTCTTCGTCATCATGTCATTTTTGTCCAGTTTTTGTTCTTGCAGAAGTGCCAGGTCGCTTAATGTAACTCTAGCTGGTTATTCATCGGCAGTAGCAACATTTTATGAAGGGAGTGGTATATATGCATTTTTTACAAGACGCACTTAACTACAAATCTGCTGTTcaaatcatttattttcattttgattCACACAGGCGGAGCATGCGgatttggaaatgaaaatgaCATTGCTCAGCCGCCTTTCTCAAGCAAGATAGCTGCTGGAAACCGAGCCCTATTTAAACAGGGCAAAGGTTGCGGCAATTGCTATGCGGTAAATGCTTACTGCTCTGCACATTTTTGTTGGCTTGTATAAGTTACTTATATAATGCTGGTCACTGGTAGCTTAAATCGTGATACGGCGTTTATTTcaccttattttttttcctaatttcaAGAAATCAGTGTCTTGTATCATGCCCTTGTATTTTTTCTGTGTCTGAATTTTAGATTTTTCGATTGGCAAAATGGTTAGATCCTATATACCCATCCAATATTGCAAAATCTGCAGCAATCAAGAGCAGcctataatttttttcttttttgaagaaTGCCTGCTTGATATTTGAGCTAGCTAACTATACCCGGGATGGTTTCTTGGTTTTCAAATGACACGTGCATGCAATTTCAGGTGCTATGCAGTGCAAACGTTTATAGGGCATGCTCTGGTTCTCCGGTCAAGATAACAATCACAGATGAGTGTCCCAATGCCTGCAACAATGATcctgttcattttgatttcagTTCAACTGCTTTTGGTTACTTAGCAAAGCCAGGCCAGGCCGATGCTTTGCGCAAACTTGGTAGAATCAACGTCCATTTTCAAAGGTGAGCAAATAGCAGACTTGCAATGAAGTTTTTGCCAGtaaatttcacaattttttttttctgtactataaatatattattgttACTGAAGTAATTTTCGGGATTGACTCGTGCAAATGTAAAGGGTACCATGCAACTATGCTAATCAGAAGATTGCGTTCAAAGTCGACCCCGGTTCCAATCGATACTACTTTTCTGCTGCAATTGAGTACGAAAATGGTGATGGAGACGTTGCTTCTGTGGAGATCCAAGCGGCGGGATCCAGGCGGTGGTTTCCGATGCAACAAGTGTTTGGCGCAACATACAAGTACAACATACCAAAGAGGACAAATGGGCCGTTTTCCATCAGGTTGACACAAGCTGAATCCAGACGAAGGCTTGTGGCTCAACAGGCGATTCCAGCTGATTGGAAGCCTGGCTCACGTTACATATCATCTGTTAATTTTTGAATAATCTTGTGTATTCTGTAGCTGGCAAGCAAAGGGGTGAATTGAAATTATCAGTCCGTCTAAGGGACTGTTTATCTGTTGGATTGTGGCCAAACATATATTATTGCAATCAATGAAGTGGGATCTTGAGGATGAAGAATTATGCCAATTTCTGGCCAATTTGTTCTAGAAATATTTGATCTCAAGCAACCCAAAATGGTGATGagattaataataaaaaaataattaattcagaaATACTAGGAAGTAATATAAAATTAGTCTAAATTCAAAAATTGTCAGACTTAACTCATGATCTCAAAATTTTCGTTGATCCTTTGAATGACTTAGGCCAGCTTTTTCTCTTCCTGAAaggggttaaaaaaaataataaacctCTATTTCGATTACCTGTGTACACTAATAAATATCTCTAATAGTATTCTGATAGAACCTTGATCTTCTTGAAATTTTAAGTGCTGTCATTTCGTGAATTCTATCATTTTCAAGCTTTTGTCTGGATATATATAAGACTTCAAATATGATTGATTATAGCATGTGAATTCTCCTTTGTGCTTTAAAATTAACTTTCAAGTTTTAATTGTAGCCATGTAATaccaagcaaaaaaaaaaaaaaaatgatgcatCACAACCTTCTAAGCTTTTAGAATTAATTAATGACGGGCTTGATCttatgtcaaaaaaaaaattaaaataaaccataggcctttctctctctctttttttttttaaaaaaaattattttttttggacTGATTGCTGGTTTTAGAAATCCTAAAGAGACCTCTAAAAGTTTTAATTGGTTTGTAATACTAATGTGCGAGAAAGTAGCTAAGGCCAACGCACAAACAAGAAACACAGAGTTTAATTTTCTTGACCTGAAATTGAAGGGACAAAAACAAGTCAGCAGTTAGAACCACTCTTACTTTTCTACTTCACTGGACGGACGAGAGAAAAACACTCTTCACTACTCCTCCACTCACTCCGCAAAATATACTCGGCATCTTTAGTACGCAGCTCTACCTAGAAGAGAATGTAAACTTTAATAAAACAACTATCCTACCATACATTTTTCATTCTCCGCCGTCCGTTTGGTTGTTCACAGCGCAGCGCCACCGTGACAATGTCGTGGAAAAAGTCCTTaacttcttcttctccttccacTTGTCACACACACTATACTCACACTCCTATTTTTCTCTACCTCTAAATCTCATCCACAGAACTCTACTCAAACTAAAAACTAGGACTAACCTTCTTTTGACCATATAATGTAACCTCCCAATTGAACAAATCTTGCTACAAAATGAAGCTGGCTCCAACCCTCTTTTGTACATATTTCCCAGTGCTTGAGTAATTAACTTCTTCTCcttctaaaataaattttttttttaaaaaaaaaaaaaattcatggaTTGTACAGAAGATCAACCACCAAAGTTTAAACACTATTGTAGGATATGCAAGAAGGGTTTCATGTGTGGGAGAGCTTTAGGTGGGCATATGAGGGCTCATGGTATTGGAGATGAAGGTGGAAGTCTTGATGACGATGATGTTGCAAGTGATTGGGAGGATAAATTTGGAGGGGCTGATAGGACATGTAGAAGAATGTACCAGCTAAGGACAAATCCGAATCGACTAAAAAGTTGTAGGATTTGTGAGAACTGTGGTAAAGAGTTTGCCTCATGGAAATCTTTCCTTGAACATGGCAAATGTAGCTCTGACGATGCTGAATCATTGGTGTCCTCTCCAGGATCTGATGGAGAGTACGAGGGGGAGCGAAAAGGGTGTCAATGGTCTAAAAGGAAGAGGTCATTGAGGACTAAAGTGGGAAGTTTTGGCTCAGCTTATCCTTCAAGTGAGGATGAAGATCTCCTCCTGGCAAGATGCCTAGTAGATTTAGCAAATGCTAggtttgaagttgagccggaaGAATCTTGTGCTTCCGCCAGTAAGGAGGAAGAAAGGCGGATTAATCCGGTGACGGCCTACTTTAACACTCCGCTAATTGCAAGTCGAGTCCCTTTAGACAAGCCTAAAGGTGCATCCAAAGGCTTGTTTGAATGTAAAGCATGCAAAAAAGTGTTCAATTCTCATCAAGCACTAGGAGGACATAGGGCAAGTCACAAGAAGGTGAAGGGCTGTTTTGCAGCTAAGCAAGATCAGCAAGATGATAGCAGTTTAGCTGATGACGATGTGACCATCCATGACGAATTCTTTCCATCCAAATCTCCTTCGTCCTTACAATTCGAACAAGGCCCAACAATGGCAGGGGCTTCTAGGAGAAAATCCAAAGTGCACGAGTGCACAATTTGTCACAGGGTCTTTTCTACCGGACAAGCCTTGGGTGGACACAAGAGGTGCCATTGGATCACCTCCAACTCCCAGGAAACTTCTTCGCTAGTGAAGCTGCAATTCAATCATGATCACATGGATCATCAAATACTACGCCAGGGTCCAACATTAATCAACAAATCGGAGACACTAGATCTCAACATCCCAGCAACTCAAGGCGATCATGAACTATCGGGCATATTAAGGCCTCAAAATCCATTGAGCTTTGAGGTCTCTACTGATATTCGCCTTCACACATGGACGCCCAATTTAGGTGCAGAAACAAAATGTGATAGCCAGAATTGCCATCACCAGAACGATGATGATCAAGGCAACGAGAATGATCGCCACAATGATAGTAACAATATCAACAAGAACAACATCAATTGTAGTAACGGTCCAATTGAAAATGCGGACGATGAAGCTGATAGTAAGGTGGAGCTGGCAAAGCTAAGTGACCTCAAAGATATAAACTTAAGTGGAAATTCTTCACAGTGGTTACAAGTTGGAATTGGTTCAACAGCTCGAGTCAACACTAGCCCCTAGGTATTTTATTGCTGATCCAAATTGAGATTTGATTATACGTCTTCTTGTATCATCATACACAATACTCATAATTAGCGATCCAAATGTACATGGAAAGTTTTTCATTCTCGTGACAATTTTTATACTACTTATATTCACTTTTTGAAAGAGCTGTAGAGGGATGGATATTTTTTTGAGAGAAAATTCTGAAAAACTTATCAAAGTCATGTATCCGTGTATACTGTACATAAAGAAGGCCAACATTTTAGCCAATTATATAAGAAACAGATTTTCGCAGCTTCAAGTGCAAGGGATAAAAAAATAACAGAATTACTGATTTTCTTTATCTGGTTTTCTTGATTAGCAATGTGCTGTTGTAATTTATCAGTTACCCTACTCATTTCTGGGCACTACGTTTCTGGGCAAAGAGTAACCGGCGACAACTACCTTCCGCAATTATGCTTTGCTGCCTCAATTGTAGTATGCCAAATTTCATGTCCATAGATTTCGAAGAATTATAAGTGCTCCTGAGAGAATGAAGAAGTAGAATCACTAGGCATTGAATTCAACCATGACTAAAGCCCGCGTAAGATGCTAGACTCGTTGATAATGTTGACAAACGAGGAACTTAGACTAGACCCAAAAGGTCATGAATTAAAGGAAAGTTCAAAAAGCTCCAATTTTcacgggaaaaaaaaaagaagaaaaagtgcaATTGAAAATACCAAAAAACTTGAAACCGTCTTCTTTTCTTTGGCATTCCTTTGTATATGATCTGTGAACGAAATCAAGCATATTCATAGATGTACAAGCAAATTTTGTGAAGAACTATTAATACTTACTAGGCGTCAGTTCTCAAAACATTACCCTTGCATTTATAGAAATTCGGCTAACCACTAATTAGTTTGATATATGGATTGATAAGTTACTTGATAACAACACACTGTTGGCAGCCCTTGATTCCAAAAGTAtggaaagaaaaattagttGGCAGTGTTTTCCGAATTTATAATAAACtcgttttattttgaaattatgcATTTACAATAAGTATTATTGCTTTCCCCATCACACCATTGCAATGGGTGTTATGCtgaaataacaaaatttaaggTAATTGTACAAATTGGAGTGAGTTGACTCGCATGGAGTATTACTCAAAGTGATTGAATCGGTCAAATATGAATGGGGTTCAAGAAATGAGATTGagcctttttatattcccatgATGATTATGTAGTATATATCTAGAACCATCATGTTACTCATGTCATGAAGACATGGACTAATTCACCTTGCAAATGATGGAGCCACACCCTAAAATCTCAAATGCAACCAGCAAAATGTATGAAGCTACTCGTATAATATAACCCCTAAAATGATCTAAAATACTTCAAGTTTCAGATTTTTATGAGTTCTTGGTTTAAGAAAGGAGAGAACTTAAAAGTCAAGAGCCAGAGctaatttgatccattgaaaGTGTAGTTGCCAGAATTAATTTAATTAATGCGGCTtttgctttttcattttttctaggGAGTTGGTAGATTATCAAAACTTAGAAGAATTGTCCCATACTATTAAACTTTAAACAAAAGATTAAGCAGCCAAGGAAGGGAGCTCAGAGTCCAGTTCCTCTACAGTATACAGACGAGTGGTGTAGTACCAAAAATGGGTTACGCGTTGTTGGACTCTGACTGTCCCTCCAACACGCAAAACTACAAGAAAAATGATTGGGACTTGATAGTGAAGTTGTAAGGGCCCCTGAATTAATCCCGCAAATTTTGCCATGATCGTATTCTAAACTCagcttacttttttctttttacggCATAAGATGCGTCTACTTGGAATAAAGGGTACTTTTTTATATTTGAATTAAGATTaatcatcatatatatatacatctaATGATAATAATATACATACAGTTAGTGATCCtgtcaatatatatattttttgagttTAGTAGAAGTTATGGAACTATTTTCTTGTATAGTGTGCTaagtaattaacaatttttatgtgtgaaaatgatgaaaggacCGGTCACAATATATGTGTGCGTATATGCGCGCGAGCACACACCCGTTAGCATTTGTAAATTTTCGAAACGTTGAAAATTCACTGTGGAGTTTCTAAGACGAATTAGATGAATGTCATTTTCAACTGATTTTTCCTCTCATGCCAAAATTTCCCCCACCCAACCCAgttaagaagaaggaaaaatgaatgaataatgTAAGTCTGTTGGCAATGAAAAGATACTACTGTTAAATTTGACTAATCAAAATCGTGCCAGCGACTAGTTTTTATTCATCTTCTTCCCTTGTTACTGCTTTTTGGACCAGTGGGTGGAGGATTTTGTGGATTCACGGCTAAAGTTCATGACTTTGGGAAAAGATGTATACTGCAGCTTGTCAATGCATGacctttttgtttttctggTAAAATTGTAAAATGTATGACCAAGTTGGAGATACAGACCTGCAACCtagtaagaaaaagaaaaaaatatatacaaagAAAGATTTTAGCCCCATTTTACGAAGTTGATTATTAACATGTCAAACAGCCCTTCTTGGCTTCTtccactatatatatatatagtagctAGTTGTCTCAATCTCATGAAGATGCCAGCACTCCCACTAGACAAGTTATATGTCCTGCCCCTGAATTCCCTAAATACAACTTCTTATCATTAACCTCtcgtatttcttttcttgtttactTTTGGTCCATATAACCCTAATgaaaatctttttcttttttgcactGTTGTTATTTCAAAAGTAATTCATTAGGTGCCATTTATACAAACCAATACATAGGTGAGTGAGCATTCAAGAGACATTCTCGTacgttttcaaaaaaaaaaaaaataaagaagaagattTTAGCATAAAAGTCACTCGATAGTAACATCTGTGACTGGAAGATTTTCAATTACTACAGCTTGATTAAGCTGAAATGGATGCTTTCAGCTAAACATTAGCGTTCGACCCTTATTAAAATGCAATTCTTGAGCTTGTCATCTTTGATCCAAAAGCACTATTACCCAAAATcagaatttgaaattttagttATTATATAAGCTCTTTCTTATTGAGATGAGTACTAGCTCTCCTGCACCTTGACCACACTATTGACTTTTGCGTATTGCACCTAATTTTCGAACACCCATTAAAATGTTCGTCAAAGgttaaatttttagaaaaaaaataaagttaatttgGAAAAGTGTATAAATGTAAAGGTGGATAATAATTATTAGCATGTACATATACATGATAGGTTGAGTATGATTTGCGTGTATTAACGAGTGTTCAATGGTTGGGCACCCGTTGAAAAAATCTTTAAAGAAAAAACTAAatgagaagggaaaaaaataactACGCCAATGATGATTTTTACATTTTCGTTTTATGTTAAACTAGTTCCAATGAAATTTCTAGCATTAACTTCATCGTacaaaatacagaaaaaaaCAAATCACCGGGCAAGGACTGAGTTGGAGGCTAATTGTACATGTAATggggaaaacaaaaaagaaatagatgAAAACTACATCGTAGTGTGTCATCTAATGCTTGTTCAGTAGACGGGATTGGGTCGGGTGATAAGATGAGAGGAATTGTAAGTAGGAGGACACGGGTTCAAAGTCTCCGACTCAAcccatcccaaaaaaaaaaaaaaatctaatgcTTGTTCAAATGAaaggcaaaagaagaagaaggaggacCAGGTCCACCAATTTGCCCAAATAAAACGGCATTTACTTTACTCCCCTAGAATACTCCATTCTCAAAGGAAAGAAGTTAGTTTCCTCCTCATTTCCCCACCCCACATTTTTATCACACATTTCAACCAAAGATCCAAAATTAAAGGGGCAGATTTTCCAAATATAATACCAAACTCTTTAATCTTTTTATGACTCATTAATTATGAATCTATATGTCCCCCAAGATAAATTCCCACGTCATGCATGGAATGGCATTCTTGAACCAGCCCCACTTTCCAAACCTTTGTACTTTGGCCCCTTTTAACCAGCCAAAAGGTAACAGAATCTACTGGCTTTTAATTTAAGTGATTTCCGACTTTTAATTGTATTTAATTACTCGAAATTTACTCTACCAAAGCAGCCACATTCCGTTATTAATCTTGAGTATACCACCAGCCCATACAGTTCTGTCAAACACAATAATGTCCTACTGAGGTTGTAGTTGTTCCCTTCTTCTCAGGTCACTGCTAACTAGTTTGGGGCCAtttctttaattattattattattattattggatTATTTTGGTTACTATATAACCTCCACATTAAACTTGCAAGATAGGTAATATTAATCATTCATCCAACAAAACCCaccaaaaaaagataaaaggaatagaaaggaagaaagaaaagaaacagagtTATTAAGGGCTGTTTAGGAATGTAAAGATGCGGATAGACTTAAATGCAAAAACTCGCATGTTACACGTCTTCATGCATACCCCTCAATTAATTAAGCAGTGCAATTTCTTAATTTATTGCTGTTTGCCGTTtttaaccaaaaacaaaaacaaaaacaaaaaagatttaCTTCCTCAAATTAAAGAAATCTGAACCGAATTCTCAAGACTGCTTTactagattattattattattattatattttcaATGGTTGTTCGTGTAGGCTCATATAAATAGTCACTCTCCTCGGTGTAAAGAAATGCTTGTCAACTACTCCTTTTAGTTTCCTTCCACTCTCTTTATGCTTCAAACCAGAGAGGAAGAAGCAGCCTCCCAAGCACTTCTCTCCACAAAAAACAAAAGCATAAAGGGAGAGAGAGTCCTAATCCTAAGTTAgagggggggaaaaaaaaagagaagaggcAAAAATTTTTTGGTGGGGTGAAGTTGATTTTGGCTTCTTTGATATGGAGAAGCACAGATGTAAGCTATGCTTTAGGAGTTTTGctaatggcagagctttggGTGGGCACATGAGATCTCACATGATGAATCTGTGCGCAGCAACCAAGGCCAAGCAGGAATTCATCAAAGAGGAgcatgaagaagaagaagttatGAACATTAATGATGAGAGGCAAATTAGTGAAGAGTTTGAGTCAGTGCCatcatcatctttttcatcatcatcatcgtcaGAGGATGAAGAGATTaatccaaagaaaaaggttgacATGGTGATGGATCAAGAATTCTGTTTTGGAGGAGTTGAGGTAACCGCTGCTGCTGATTCTGTTGTTGTTCAGGATAGGGAGAGTGAGACCGAGTCATCAAAGAATCCGATTTGTAGAAGATCCAAAAGAGTTAGGAAATCAAGAGTTTCGGATGCAGTCCAATTTTCCGGTTATATTAATGATAGCATGGCAGAACTGAAAAAGCCCAAGTCCGGAAAACAGGGCAGGTTTTCTTGTGAATTACCATTTGCGGATGCTGAACCCGTTAGTTCAATCTCTGATACCACCACAGAAGAAGTTGTTGCTTATTGCTTGATGATGCTATCTAGAGACAAGTGGAAGAAAGAAGACAATGAAGAAGAAGCCATGTACGGAGGAGAAGaagtggaggaggaggaggcaGAGGAAGGAAAGGCTGATCATGAAGAACCagaaaagcagaaaaagaaTAAAGATGCAAAGAGCCAGTACTGTCATGATTTTGGTGTGGTTAAAGTAACCAAGAGCAGGACTA contains:
- the LOC113759334 gene encoding expansin-B6-like, with product MALKNCFLSAFFVIMSFLSSFCSCRSARSLNVTLAGYSSAVATFYEGSGGACGFGNENDIAQPPFSSKIAAGNRALFKQGKGCGNCYAVLCSANVYRACSGSPVKITITDECPNACNNDPVHFDFSSTAFGYLAKPGQADALRKLGRINVHFQRVPCNYANQKIAFKVDPGSNRYYFSAAIEYENGDGDVASVEIQAAGSRRWFPMQQVFGATYKYNIPKRTNGPFSIRLTQAESRRRLVAQQAIPADWKPGSRYISSVNF
- the LOC113759335 gene encoding uncharacterized protein LOC113759335, translating into MDCTEDQPPKFKHYCRICKKGFMCGRALGGHMRAHGIGDEGGSLDDDDVASDWEDKFGGADRTCRRMYQLRTNPNRLKSCRICENCGKEFASWKSFLEHGKCSSDDAESLVSSPGSDGEYEGERKGCQWSKRKRSLRTKVGSFGSAYPSSEDEDLLLARCLVDLANARFEVEPEESCASASKEEERRINPVTAYFNTPLIASRVPLDKPKGASKGLFECKACKKVFNSHQALGGHRASHKKVKGCFAAKQDQQDDSSLADDDVTIHDEFFPSKSPSSLQFEQGPTMAGASRRKSKVHECTICHRVFSTGQALGGHKRCHWITSNSQETSSLVKLQFNHDHMDHQILRQGPTLINKSETLDLNIPATQGDHELSGILRPQNPLSFEVSTDIRLHTWTPNLGAETKCDSQNCHHQNDDDQGNENDRHNDSNNINKNNINCSNGPIENADDEADSKVELAKLSDLKDINLSGNSSQWLQVGIGSTARWVEDFVDSRLKFMTLGKDVYCSLSMHDLFVFLVKLGGEKKREEAKIFWWGEVDFGFFDMEKHRCKLCFRSFANGRALGGHMRSHMMNLCAATKAKQEFIKEEHEEEEVMNINDERQISEEFESVPSSSFSSSSSSEDEEINPKKKVDMVMDQEFCFGGVEVTAAADSVVVQDRESETESSKNPICRRSKRVRKSRVSDAVQFSGYINDSMAELKKPKSGKQGRFSCELPFADAEPVSSISDTTTEEVVAYCLMMLSRDKWKKEDNEEEAMYGGEEVEEEEAEEGKADHEEPEKQKKNKDAKSQYCHDFGVVKVTKSRTRGKYRCETCNKAFRSYQALGGHRASHKRIKAHNSNSTEEEVAGKIHECPVCYRIFSSGQALGGHKRSHVMGAAAAAAAAAATTHVSIRTSPAAKPFSRFGEAFIDLNLPAPVDDDEISQIELSAVSDAEFVNPFKQ